One genomic window of Candidatus Didemnitutus sp. includes the following:
- the rpoB gene encoding DNA-directed RNA polymerase subunit beta, with product MADRTQHERVNFGKLREVIQPPNLIELQISSYLEYLQKEVPEKQRKPVGLEAVFKEVFPITSYDERLTLEYVSYTIGEPKSSEIECLREGTTYAVPLYVKLRLREEDFIKDEEIFMGDIPMVTERGSFIINGAERVVVSQLHRSPGICFEVATHPNGKLLHSFRIIPDRGTWLEVQFDNNDLLYVYLDRRRRRRKFLITTLLRAIGYSNDLDILNLFYEVQDLKVNKALDMENVSTLVLVEDVIDAQKGVVLARAFEPLTKQIVRTFEKHDIKSMRVIDTTADEGAIIRALKKDPTRNEEEALKEIYKKLRPGEPPTTANAKALLKRLFFDPKRYDLGRVGRYKINQKLDLKVDLEVRILESADVVAATKYLVRLKKNDGVVDDIDHLGSRRVRTVGELLANQCRVGLSRTERLVRERMTLYDQSVDSITPQKLINPKALTTVIRDFFARSQLSQFMDQINPLAELTHKRRLSALGPGGLNRERAGFEVRDVHPSHYGRICPIETPEGPNIGLINSLSTYARVNEFGFIEAPYRVADKEKGRVTDKVVYLTADQEEGKVIAQANAEVDEKGNFIGKVTARRDGEFLEVTADEVDLMDVSPKQVVSVAAGLIPFLEHDDANRALMGSNMQRQGVPLLQTEAPFVGTGLEGRLASDSKTVVVAEANGIVASVDAKQIIVTESGELPRNPKTDPKNGTYVYELRKFMRSNAGTCFTQKPIVKKGQKVKKGQCIADGPSTDHGELALGRNVLVAFMPWNGYNFEDAILISEKVLKEDIFTSIHVQEFEVTARDTKLGPEEITRDIPNVGEEALKNLDHNGVIRVGAEVKPGDILVGKITPKSETELAPEEKLLRAIFGEKAADVKDTSLIVPSGVNGIIMDVKINTSRLDAEGSKLSPSDRRRQVKQIQEDYKTQMDKLREQLTEALSNILLGEKIPLDVINGQTGEIIIPANRKITKTLLRKLAAVAKHIEIDPSPVRIKIMEIIGSFQSKFDELEGDRERKIASIEQGDAEGAGVIKQVKVYIATKQKLEVGDKMAGRHGNKGVVAKIVPEEDMPFLPDGTPVQICLNPLGVPSRMNVGQVLETHLGWACSKLGLKVATPVFDGISEKKVREYLKQANDVEKDQSGVITVTTAGKATLFDGRTGEKIDQQVVVGFIYMMKLNHLVSHKIHARAVGPYSLVTQQPLGGKAQYGGQRFGEMEVWALEAYGAAHTLQEILTVKSDDVNGRTKIYESLVKGDNTLQAGTPESFNVLVKEMQALGLDIKLGKRTTLSEALGGNR from the coding sequence ATGGCCGACCGCACTCAACACGAACGCGTCAACTTCGGAAAACTTCGCGAAGTCATCCAGCCGCCGAACCTCATCGAGCTGCAAATCAGCTCTTATCTCGAGTATCTCCAAAAGGAGGTGCCCGAGAAGCAGCGCAAGCCCGTCGGCCTCGAGGCCGTCTTCAAGGAGGTCTTCCCGATCACCTCGTATGACGAGCGCCTCACGCTTGAATACGTCTCCTACACGATCGGCGAGCCCAAGAGCTCCGAGATCGAGTGCCTCCGCGAAGGCACCACCTACGCCGTCCCGCTCTACGTGAAGCTCCGCCTCCGCGAAGAGGACTTCATCAAGGACGAGGAAATTTTCATGGGCGACATCCCGATGGTGACCGAGCGCGGCTCGTTCATCATCAACGGCGCCGAGCGCGTCGTCGTCTCTCAGCTCCACCGTTCGCCCGGCATCTGCTTCGAGGTCGCCACGCACCCGAACGGCAAGCTCCTCCACTCCTTCCGCATCATCCCGGACCGCGGCACCTGGCTCGAAGTGCAGTTCGACAATAACGACCTGCTCTACGTCTATCTCGACCGCCGCCGCCGCCGCCGGAAATTCCTCATCACGACGCTGCTTCGCGCCATCGGCTACAGCAACGATCTCGACATCCTGAACCTCTTCTACGAAGTGCAGGACCTGAAGGTGAACAAGGCGCTCGACATGGAAAACGTGTCGACCCTCGTCCTCGTCGAAGACGTCATCGATGCCCAGAAGGGCGTCGTCCTCGCCCGCGCGTTCGAGCCGCTCACCAAGCAGATCGTCCGCACCTTCGAGAAGCACGACATCAAGTCGATGCGCGTCATCGACACCACCGCCGACGAAGGCGCGATCATCCGCGCGCTCAAGAAGGACCCGACCCGCAACGAAGAGGAAGCGCTCAAGGAAATCTACAAGAAGCTGCGCCCCGGCGAGCCGCCGACCACGGCGAACGCCAAGGCCCTCCTCAAGCGCCTCTTCTTCGATCCCAAGCGCTACGACCTCGGTCGTGTCGGTCGCTACAAGATCAACCAGAAGCTCGACCTGAAGGTCGACCTCGAGGTCCGCATCCTCGAGAGCGCCGACGTCGTCGCCGCCACGAAGTATCTCGTCCGCCTCAAGAAGAACGACGGCGTCGTCGACGACATCGACCACCTCGGCTCCCGCCGCGTGCGCACCGTCGGTGAGCTCCTCGCCAACCAGTGCCGCGTCGGTCTCAGCCGCACCGAGCGTTTGGTGCGCGAGCGCATGACGCTCTACGACCAATCCGTCGACTCGATCACGCCGCAGAAGCTGATCAACCCGAAGGCGCTGACGACCGTGATCCGCGATTTCTTCGCGCGCAGCCAGCTGTCGCAGTTTATGGATCAGATCAACCCGCTCGCCGAGCTGACGCACAAGCGCCGCTTGTCCGCGCTCGGGCCTGGCGGTCTGAACCGTGAGCGCGCCGGCTTCGAAGTCCGCGACGTTCACCCGTCGCACTACGGCCGCATCTGCCCGATCGAAACGCCTGAAGGTCCGAACATCGGTCTGATCAATTCGCTCTCGACCTACGCGCGCGTGAACGAGTTCGGCTTCATCGAGGCCCCGTATCGCGTCGCCGACAAGGAAAAGGGCCGCGTCACCGACAAGGTCGTTTACCTCACCGCCGACCAAGAAGAGGGCAAGGTCATCGCCCAGGCCAACGCCGAGGTCGACGAGAAGGGTAACTTCATCGGCAAGGTCACCGCGCGCCGTGACGGCGAGTTCCTCGAAGTCACTGCGGACGAAGTCGACCTGATGGACGTCTCGCCCAAGCAAGTCGTCTCCGTCGCCGCCGGTCTGATCCCCTTCCTCGAGCACGACGACGCCAACCGCGCGTTGATGGGCTCGAACATGCAACGCCAAGGTGTGCCGCTGCTCCAGACCGAAGCGCCGTTCGTCGGCACCGGTCTCGAAGGCCGCCTCGCCTCGGACTCCAAGACCGTCGTGGTCGCGGAAGCCAACGGCATCGTCGCCTCCGTCGACGCGAAGCAGATCATCGTCACCGAGTCCGGCGAACTGCCGCGCAACCCGAAGACCGATCCGAAGAACGGCACCTACGTTTACGAGCTGCGCAAATTCATGCGCTCGAACGCCGGCACCTGCTTCACCCAGAAGCCCATCGTCAAGAAGGGCCAGAAAGTGAAGAAGGGCCAGTGCATCGCCGACGGTCCCTCGACCGATCACGGCGAGCTCGCCCTCGGCCGCAACGTGCTCGTCGCGTTCATGCCGTGGAACGGCTACAACTTCGAAGACGCCATCCTCATCTCCGAAAAGGTGCTGAAGGAAGACATCTTCACCTCGATCCACGTCCAGGAATTCGAAGTCACCGCGCGTGACACGAAGCTTGGGCCCGAGGAAATCACCCGCGACATCCCGAACGTCGGCGAAGAAGCCCTGAAGAACCTTGATCACAACGGCGTCATCCGCGTCGGTGCCGAGGTCAAGCCGGGCGACATCCTCGTCGGCAAGATCACGCCGAAGTCCGAAACCGAACTCGCGCCGGAAGAGAAACTCCTCCGCGCCATCTTCGGTGAAAAGGCCGCGGACGTGAAGGACACCTCGCTCATCGTCCCGTCGGGCGTGAACGGCATCATCATGGACGTGAAGATCAACACTTCGCGCCTCGATGCCGAGGGTTCGAAACTCTCGCCTTCCGATCGCCGCCGTCAGGTGAAGCAGATCCAGGAAGACTATAAGACGCAGATGGACAAGCTGCGCGAGCAGCTCACCGAGGCGCTGTCCAACATCCTCCTCGGCGAAAAGATCCCGCTCGACGTCATCAACGGCCAGACCGGCGAAATCATCATCCCGGCCAACCGCAAGATCACGAAGACCCTCCTCCGCAAGCTCGCGGCCGTCGCGAAGCACATCGAGATCGATCCGTCTCCGGTTCGCATCAAGATCATGGAGATCATCGGCTCGTTCCAGTCGAAGTTCGACGAGCTCGAGGGCGACCGTGAGCGCAAGATCGCCTCGATCGAACAGGGCGACGCGGAAGGCGCCGGCGTCATCAAGCAGGTCAAGGTCTACATCGCCACGAAGCAAAAGCTCGAGGTCGGTGACAAGATGGCCGGCCGCCACGGCAACAAGGGCGTCGTCGCGAAGATCGTCCCCGAAGAAGACATGCCGTTCCTCCCGGACGGCACTCCGGTGCAAATCTGCTTGAACCCCCTCGGCGTGCCTTCGCGCATGAACGTCGGTCAGGTTCTCGAGACGCACCTCGGTTGGGCCTGCTCGAAGCTCGGACTCAAGGTCGCCACGCCCGTGTTCGACGGTATCTCGGAAAAGAAAGTCCGCGAATACCTCAAGCAGGCGAACGACGTCGAGAAGGACCAGAGCGGCGTCATCACCGTCACCACCGCCGGCAAGGCCACGCTGTTCGACGGTCGCACCGGTGAGAAGATCGATCAGCAAGTCGTCGTGGGCTTCATCTACATGATGAAGCTGAACCACCTTGTCTCGCACAAGATTCACGCGCGCGCGGTCGGTCCTTACTCGCTCGTCACGCAGCAGCCGTTGGGCGGCAAAGCCCAATACGGCGGCCAGCGCTTCGGCGAAATGGAAGTGTGGGCGCTCGAAGCCTACGGCGCGGCGCACACGCTCCAGGAAATCCTCACCGTCAAGTCCGACGACGTTAACGGCCGCACCAAGATCTACGAATCGCTCGTCAAGGGCGACAACACCCTGCAGGCCGGCACGCCGGAATCCTTCAACGTCCTCGTGAAGGAAATGCAGGCCCTCGGCCTCGACATCAAACTCGGCAAGCGCACCACGCTTTCCGAAGCCCTCGGTGGCAACCGCTAA
- the rplL gene encoding 50S ribosomal protein L7/L12: MSNITKDQVIEWLSAQPILELAALVKDLEAKWGVSAAAAVAAAPAAGGGAAAPAAEEKTEFNVVLTEAGANKIGVIKEVRAITGLGLKEAKDLVEGAPKPVKEGVNKAEAEEIKKKLEAAGAKVELK, translated from the coding sequence ATGAGCAACATCACCAAAGACCAAGTCATCGAGTGGCTGTCCGCGCAGCCGATTCTCGAACTCGCCGCGCTCGTCAAAGACCTCGAGGCCAAGTGGGGCGTTTCCGCCGCCGCTGCCGTCGCTGCCGCTCCCGCCGCTGGCGGTGGCGCCGCCGCCCCGGCCGCCGAAGAGAAGACCGAGTTCAACGTCGTCCTCACCGAGGCCGGCGCGAACAAGATCGGCGTCATTAAGGAAGTCCGTGCGATCACGGGCCTCGGCCTCAAGGAGGCCAAGGACCTCGTCGAGGGCGCTCCGAAGCCGGTCAAGGAAGGCGTCAACAAGGCCGAGGCCGAAGAGATCAAGAAGAAGCTCGAGGCCGCTGGCGCGAAGGTCGAACTCAAGTAA
- the rplJ gene encoding 50S ribosomal protein L10, which translates to MRAEKKFLIDEVTTHLKKSDYVILTNFTKLTVADTAELRKRLAPEKAEFHVVKNSSFRVAAKAFGLPEVDKSLAGQTAVVVGGKNPAGVAKVLKKFVEEKQKLEVKVGILDKKMMTAAELSKLAELPSFEALRSMLLGLFTQQGAAFVRVLNEKVKKETPAA; encoded by the coding sequence ATGAGAGCCGAAAAGAAATTCCTCATCGACGAGGTCACGACGCACCTGAAGAAGTCTGACTACGTCATCCTCACCAACTTCACGAAACTGACCGTCGCCGACACCGCCGAGCTGCGCAAGCGCCTCGCCCCGGAAAAGGCCGAGTTCCACGTCGTGAAGAACAGCTCGTTCCGCGTCGCGGCCAAGGCCTTCGGCCTGCCCGAAGTGGACAAGTCCCTCGCCGGCCAGACGGCCGTCGTCGTCGGCGGCAAGAATCCCGCCGGCGTCGCGAAGGTCCTCAAGAAGTTCGTCGAGGAAAAGCAAAAGCTCGAAGTGAAGGTCGGCATCCTCGACAAGAAGATGATGACCGCCGCCGAGCTGTCGAAGCTCGCCGAGCTGCCCTCGTTCGAGGCGCTGCGCTCGATGCTCCTCGGCCTGTTCACCCAGCAGGGCGCCGCGTTCGTTCGCGTGCTCAACGAGAAGGTCAAGAAGGAGACTCCCGCCGCCTAA
- the rplA gene encoding 50S ribosomal protein L1, protein MEKHSKRYNSAIKVADLSKEYPLNEAVEILSKFPKTKFDETIELSFRLGVDPAQGDQMVRGTTPLPNGSGKKIRVIVFTDDAEKALAAGADHAGLAELMAKVSSGWLDFDVAIATTEAMKQVRTLARVLGPKGLMPNPKSGTVTDDVAAGIKAVKAGRVEFKVDKTANIGVGVGKRSFTPAQIAENVAAVLEAVGKAKPAAFKGHYIKSVTLSSSMSPGVKIASTEFSKF, encoded by the coding sequence ATGGAAAAACACAGCAAACGATACAACAGCGCTATCAAGGTCGCTGACCTGTCGAAGGAATATCCGCTCAACGAAGCCGTTGAGATTCTTTCGAAGTTCCCGAAGACCAAGTTCGATGAGACCATCGAGCTGTCCTTCCGCCTCGGCGTCGATCCGGCGCAAGGCGACCAGATGGTGCGTGGCACCACGCCGCTCCCGAACGGTTCCGGCAAGAAGATCCGCGTCATCGTCTTCACCGACGACGCCGAGAAGGCGCTCGCCGCCGGTGCCGATCACGCCGGCCTCGCCGAGCTGATGGCCAAGGTCAGCTCCGGCTGGCTCGACTTCGACGTCGCCATTGCGACGACCGAGGCCATGAAGCAGGTCCGCACGCTCGCTCGCGTGCTCGGTCCCAAGGGCCTCATGCCGAACCCGAAGTCCGGCACCGTCACTGACGATGTCGCCGCGGGCATCAAGGCCGTGAAGGCCGGCCGCGTGGAGTTCAAGGTCGACAAGACCGCGAACATCGGCGTCGGCGTCGGCAAGCGCTCGTTCACCCCGGCGCAGATCGCCGAGAACGTCGCCGCGGTCCTCGAGGCCGTCGGCAAGGCGAAGCCCGCCGCGTTCAAGGGCCACTACATCAAGTCCGTCACCCTCTCGTCCTCGATGTCGCCCGGCGTGAAGATCGCCTCGACCGAGTTCAGCAAATTCTAA
- the rplK gene encoding 50S ribosomal protein L11 has protein sequence MAKKIQGYVRLQLPAGAANPAPPVGPALGAQGVNIMAFCKEFNAKTKDQNGMIIPVVITVFSDKSFTFICKSPPASVLLKKAAGVASGSAKPNQDKVGKVTKKQILEIIKIKKADLNANSEEAAIRMIAGTAKNMGIEVTD, from the coding sequence ATGGCCAAAAAGATTCAAGGCTACGTTCGTCTCCAGCTCCCCGCTGGCGCTGCCAACCCGGCCCCGCCGGTCGGCCCCGCGCTCGGCGCCCAGGGCGTCAACATCATGGCGTTCTGCAAAGAGTTCAACGCCAAGACCAAGGACCAGAACGGCATGATCATCCCCGTGGTGATCACCGTCTTCTCGGACAAGTCCTTCACGTTCATCTGCAAGTCGCCGCCGGCTTCTGTCCTCCTCAAGAAGGCCGCGGGCGTCGCTTCCGGCTCGGCCAAACCCAACCAGGACAAGGTTGGCAAGGTCACCAAGAAGCAGATCCTCGAGATCATCAAAATCAAGAAGGCCGACCTCAATGCCAACTCCGAGGAAGCCGCGATCCGCATGATCGCCGGCACCGCGAAGAACATGGGCATCGAAGTCACCGACTAA
- the nusG gene encoding transcription termination/antitermination factor NusG, producing MSQTSTPTAQWFAVHTLSGQEQKVKTYIEKFKKAEELEDFVHEVLLPTEVVSEVKGGKKSTKTRKLYPGYVFVNMKLYEEGKVIIKPFYFVKDAAGVIGFVGGEHPAPLRQTEIDEIKARVEAASGKEIPKVSFEVGEEVKITDGAFANLNGRVDEIDPARGKLKISVSIFGRFTPVELEYWQVQRASES from the coding sequence ATGTCCCAGACCTCAACGCCCACCGCCCAGTGGTTCGCGGTTCACACTCTCTCCGGCCAGGAGCAGAAGGTGAAAACCTACATCGAGAAGTTCAAGAAGGCCGAAGAACTCGAGGACTTCGTCCATGAGGTTCTCCTGCCCACGGAAGTCGTCTCCGAGGTGAAGGGCGGCAAGAAATCCACGAAGACCCGCAAGCTCTATCCGGGCTACGTCTTCGTGAACATGAAGCTCTACGAAGAGGGCAAGGTCATCATCAAGCCCTTCTACTTCGTGAAAGACGCGGCCGGCGTCATCGGCTTCGTCGGCGGCGAGCATCCCGCTCCGCTCCGTCAGACGGAAATCGACGAGATCAAGGCCCGCGTCGAGGCCGCCTCCGGCAAGGAAATCCCCAAGGTCTCCTTCGAAGTCGGCGAGGAAGTGAAGATCACCGACGGTGCCTTCGCCAACCTCAACGGCCGCGTCGACGAGATCGACCCTGCCCGCGGCAAGCTCAAGATTTCCGTTTCCATTTTCGGACGGTTTACGCCCGTCGAACTCGAATACTGGCAGGTCCAGCGCGCCTCTGAAAGCTGA
- the secE gene encoding preprotein translocase subunit SecE, whose product MANPFRSARIFFSELVAELQKASWPTREELKDSTIVVIVACLLLGLFTSISDFALYQVVDLFTRWVS is encoded by the coding sequence ATGGCCAACCCGTTCCGCAGCGCTCGTATTTTCTTCAGCGAACTCGTCGCTGAACTCCAAAAGGCCAGCTGGCCGACTCGCGAAGAGCTCAAGGACTCGACGATCGTCGTCATCGTCGCGTGCCTGCTCCTCGGTCTGTTCACCAGCATCAGCGACTTCGCCCTTTACCAAGTCGTCGACCTGTTCACCCGCTGGGTGAGCTGA
- the tuf gene encoding elongation factor Tu, which translates to MAKGTFERKKPHVNVGTIGHIDHGKTTTTAAILAVQARKGLAEVKAYSDIAKGGTVRDATKTVTISVAHVEYETAKRHYAHVDCPGHADFVKNMITGAAQMDGAILVVSAADGPMPQTKEHVLLARQVGVPKIVVFLNKVDLIEDPDLLELVEEEIRDLLTKYQFDGKNTKIVRGSATAGLAGTPEGEKAFAELMDAIDSEIAEPVREVDKPFLMSVEDVFSITGRGTVATGRIERGIVKLNETVEIVGLRDTVSTVVTGIEMFRKLLDQGQAGDNVGILLRGIDKDGIERGQVIAAPKSVTPHKKAKAEIIVLSKDEGGRHTPFFDGYRPQFYFRTTDVTGVAHLPKGVEMVMPGDNITIDIELIAPIAMEKFQRFAIREGGRTIGAGRVTEIVE; encoded by the coding sequence ATGGCTAAAGGAACATTCGAACGCAAGAAGCCGCACGTCAACGTTGGCACGATCGGCCACATCGACCACGGCAAGACGACCACGACGGCCGCCATTCTGGCCGTGCAGGCCCGCAAGGGTCTGGCCGAGGTCAAGGCTTACTCCGACATCGCGAAGGGCGGCACCGTCCGCGACGCGACCAAGACCGTCACGATCTCCGTGGCCCACGTGGAATACGAGACCGCCAAGCGCCACTACGCGCACGTCGATTGCCCGGGACACGCCGACTTCGTCAAGAACATGATCACCGGCGCCGCCCAGATGGACGGCGCGATCCTCGTCGTCAGCGCCGCTGACGGCCCGATGCCGCAGACCAAGGAACACGTCCTCCTTGCCCGCCAAGTCGGCGTGCCGAAGATTGTCGTCTTCCTGAACAAGGTCGACCTCATCGAAGACCCGGACCTCCTCGAGCTCGTCGAAGAGGAAATCCGCGACCTCCTCACCAAGTATCAATTCGACGGCAAGAACACCAAGATCGTCCGTGGATCCGCCACCGCCGGTCTCGCTGGCACGCCGGAAGGTGAAAAGGCCTTCGCCGAGCTGATGGATGCGATCGACAGCGAGATCGCCGAGCCGGTCCGCGAAGTGGACAAGCCCTTCCTCATGTCCGTGGAAGACGTCTTCTCGATCACCGGCCGCGGCACTGTCGCCACCGGTCGTATCGAGCGTGGCATCGTCAAGCTCAACGAGACCGTTGAAATCGTCGGTCTGCGTGACACCGTTTCCACGGTCGTCACCGGCATCGAAATGTTCCGCAAGCTCCTCGATCAGGGCCAGGCGGGCGACAACGTCGGCATCCTCCTTCGCGGTATCGACAAGGACGGCATCGAGCGCGGTCAAGTCATCGCTGCTCCGAAGTCGGTCACCCCGCACAAGAAGGCCAAGGCCGAAATCATCGTCCTCTCGAAGGATGAAGGTGGCCGCCACACGCCGTTCTTCGACGGTTATCGCCCGCAGTTCTACTTCCGCACGACGGACGTGACCGGCGTCGCGCACCTCCCGAAGGGCGTCGAGATGGTCATGCCGGGCGACAACATCACGATCGACATCGAGCTCATCGCTCCGATCGCGATGGAAAAGTTCCAGCGCTTCGCGATCCGCGAAGGTGGCCGCACCATCGGTGCCGGTCGCGTGACCGAGATCGTCGAATAA
- a CDS encoding MotA/TolQ/ExbB proton channel family protein, with the protein MTAFSYGIFAQGGPVMWLLLLLGLAGLVIFLERALFLHRGQIRSTEFLNGIKNLLQKGRLMEALTLCEETPGPIAAVVKAGLRHAGDDEQAMRFAVQEAALTEIPILERRIGTLAAIAQVAPLLGLLGTLLGMIKTFWLFRNGGNYATPSVLSGGMMEALLTSAAGLAIAIPVHLGRHFLSGRVRALVHDMEWVGNELMRYLLREHRATDAVEGAPAPEKK; encoded by the coding sequence ATGACGGCATTCAGCTACGGCATTTTTGCGCAAGGCGGCCCGGTGATGTGGCTGCTGCTCCTGCTCGGCCTCGCGGGGCTGGTCATTTTCCTGGAGCGCGCGTTGTTCCTGCATCGCGGGCAGATCCGCTCCACGGAATTTCTCAACGGCATCAAGAATCTGTTGCAAAAGGGCCGCCTGATGGAGGCGCTGACGTTGTGCGAGGAAACGCCGGGCCCGATCGCGGCGGTGGTGAAGGCGGGTTTGCGGCATGCGGGCGATGACGAGCAGGCGATGCGCTTTGCGGTGCAGGAGGCAGCTTTGACCGAAATCCCGATCCTCGAGCGGCGCATCGGCACGCTGGCGGCGATCGCGCAGGTGGCGCCGCTGCTCGGTTTGCTCGGCACGCTGCTCGGGATGATCAAGACGTTCTGGCTGTTCCGGAACGGCGGCAACTACGCGACGCCGTCGGTGCTGTCGGGCGGCATGATGGAGGCGTTGCTGACGTCGGCGGCGGGTCTGGCGATCGCGATCCCGGTGCATCTCGGGCGGCATTTTCTCAGCGGACGCGTGCGTGCGCTCGTGCACGACATGGAGTGGGTGGGCAACGAGCTGATGCGGTATTTGCTGCGCGAACATCGCGCGACCGATGCGGTCGAGGGTGCGCCGGCACCGGAAAAGAAATGA
- a CDS encoding response regulator, with translation MVSPLPANEAQRLAALRSYAILDTAPEREYEDLVALAADICGAPLASITFVDEARQWFKARVGFAEAETPREISFCAHAIVAPRADDLFVVNHADADPVFRSFANVTGAPHIRFYAGAPLVTPDGFALGTLCVLDRQPRVLTESQARALRVLRRHVVNALELRRLIHAQSASIDELHVAQRALEAARTSALAATEAKSRFLATMSHEIRTPMNAVVGMTELLARTPLTTEQHEAVATIGASGQLLLRLVGDILDLAKIEAGKLELEEAPFDLRECLEHALRLVRPGAQAKQLALDLVLAPGLPAEVSGDVTRLTQILVNLLANAVKFTAHGAVTLRASAQQTDDARFRLSFAVTDTGIGLQPDEIARLFQEFTQARASTTRRYGGTGLGLAISQRLAALHGGRIDVESTPGRGSTFTATVLARPVADATAGPLDASFAQRHPARVLVADDSPVNQRVALGQLRRLGYAPDLANDGSEALARWRVGDHDLVLLDVEMPNLDGREVCAAIRREGHGPRPVIVMLTGHAGTDARAASLACGADEQLVKPVLLSALARTLARFLPR, from the coding sequence ATGGTCTCCCCCTTGCCCGCCAACGAGGCGCAACGGCTCGCCGCCCTGCGCTCCTACGCCATCCTCGACACCGCACCCGAGCGCGAATACGAGGACCTTGTCGCGCTGGCTGCCGATATCTGCGGTGCACCGCTCGCCTCCATCACCTTCGTCGACGAAGCACGGCAATGGTTCAAGGCCCGCGTCGGCTTCGCCGAAGCCGAGACGCCGCGCGAGATTTCGTTCTGCGCCCATGCCATCGTCGCCCCACGCGCTGATGACCTGTTCGTCGTCAACCACGCCGACGCCGACCCCGTTTTCCGCTCCTTCGCCAACGTCACGGGCGCCCCGCACATCCGCTTCTACGCCGGCGCCCCGCTGGTGACACCGGACGGCTTCGCCCTCGGCACGCTCTGCGTCCTCGACCGCCAGCCGCGCGTCCTGACCGAGTCGCAGGCCCGTGCGCTCCGCGTCCTGCGCCGCCACGTCGTCAACGCCCTCGAATTGCGCCGCCTGATCCACGCGCAATCCGCCAGCATCGACGAGCTCCACGTCGCCCAACGCGCGCTCGAGGCCGCCCGCACCTCCGCCCTCGCCGCGACCGAGGCGAAAAGCCGCTTCCTCGCGACCATGAGTCACGAGATCCGCACGCCGATGAACGCCGTCGTCGGCATGACCGAACTGCTCGCCCGCACACCGCTCACCACCGAGCAACACGAAGCCGTCGCCACCATCGGCGCGAGCGGGCAACTCCTCCTGCGCCTCGTCGGCGACATCCTCGACCTCGCCAAGATCGAGGCCGGCAAACTCGAACTCGAGGAAGCACCCTTCGACTTGCGCGAGTGCCTCGAACACGCCTTGCGCCTCGTCCGCCCCGGCGCGCAGGCCAAGCAACTCGCCCTCGACCTCGTCCTCGCCCCCGGCCTCCCGGCCGAAGTCAGCGGCGACGTCACGCGGCTCACGCAAATCCTCGTGAACCTCCTCGCGAACGCCGTGAAATTCACCGCCCACGGCGCCGTCACCTTGCGCGCCTCCGCGCAACAAACCGACGACGCACGCTTCCGACTCTCCTTCGCCGTCACCGACACCGGCATCGGCCTTCAACCCGACGAGATCGCGCGCCTGTTCCAGGAATTCACCCAAGCCCGCGCCTCCACCACGCGCCGCTACGGCGGCACCGGCCTCGGCCTCGCGATCAGCCAACGCCTCGCCGCCCTGCACGGCGGCCGCATCGACGTCGAAAGCACACCCGGCCGGGGCTCGACCTTCACCGCGACCGTGCTCGCACGCCCCGTCGCCGATGCCACCGCCGGCCCGCTCGACGCCTCGTTCGCCCAACGCCACCCCGCGCGCGTGCTCGTCGCCGACGACAGCCCCGTGAACCAACGCGTCGCGCTCGGCCAACTCCGCCGCCTTGGCTACGCACCCGACCTCGCCAACGACGGCTCCGAAGCCCTCGCGCGCTGGCGCGTCGGCGACCACGACCTCGTGCTCCTCGACGTCGAGATGCCCAACCTCGACGGCCGCGAAGTCTGCGCCGCCATCCGCCGCGAAGGGCACGGCCCGCGCCCCGTCATCGTCATGTTGACCGGCCACGCCGGAACCGACGCCCGCGCCGCCAGCCTCGCCTGCGGCGCCGACGAGCAACTCGTCAAACCCGTCCTGCTCAGCGCCCTCGCCCGCACGCTCGCGAGATTCCTCCCGCGGTAA